A stretch of the Elephas maximus indicus isolate mEleMax1 chromosome 3, mEleMax1 primary haplotype, whole genome shotgun sequence genome encodes the following:
- the LOC126071522 gene encoding olfactory receptor 10J3-like, translating to MVKHGGFYQEQKGLNLPQYGLSYYLHILPSHRVRQREGEPAHFYLQQSLSSFRPRPSSVPKANSTVTEFLFEGFSSFGWQHRIVFFVVFLTLYLLTLSGNVIIVTIIRLDHHLHTPMYFFLSILSISETCYTVAIILRMLSDLLSPHQCIATQGCATQLFFYLTFGINDCFLLIVMGYDCYVAICNPLRYSIIMSKRSCVYLASGSLGIGLSMAIVQVTSVFGLPFCDAFIISHFFCDVRPLLKLACTDTTVNEIINFVVSVCVLILPMGLVFISYVLIISTILKIASAEGRKKAFATCASHLTVVIIHYGCTSIIYLKPKSQSSLGQDRLLSVIYTVITPLLNPVVYSLRNKEVKDALCRAVGGKLPL from the exons atggttaaacacgGTGGATTTTATCAAGAGCAGAAAGGGTTAAATCTGCCCCAGTACGGCCTGTCATACTACCTTCACATACTACCTTCACATAGGGTAAGACAAAGAGAAGGTGAACCAGCTCATTTCTATCTCCAGCAAAGCTTGAG CTCTTTCAGACCTAGGCCTTCCTCAGTGCCAAAGGCAAACTCCACTGTGACTGAGTTCCTCTTTGAAGGTTTCTCCAGCTTTGGGTGGCAGCACAGGATTGTATTCTTTGTTGTCTTTCTAACTTTGTACCTGCTGACTCTCTCTGGAAATGTCATCATTGTGACCATCATTCGCCTGGATCATCacctccacactcccatgtacttcttcctgagCATACTGTCTATTTCTGAGACCTGCTACACTGTGGCCATCATACTCCGAATGCTGTCTGACCTCCTGAGTCCTCACCAATGCATTGCCACCCAAGGCTGTGCCACACAGCTCTTCTTCTATCTCACCTTTGGCATCAATGACTGTTTCCTGCTCATAGTCATGGGGTATgactgctatgtggccatctgcaaccCACTACGGTATTCCATTATCATGAGTAAAAGGTCCTGTGTTTATCTGGCATCTGGGTCACTGGGAATTGGGCTCAGTATGGCCATTGTCCAGGTAACATCTGTATTTGGTCTTCCCTTCTGTGATGCCTTCATCATCTCTCACTTTTTCTGTGATGTGCGACCCCTGCTGAAGCTGGCCTGTACAGACACCACTGTCAATGAGATCATTAACTTTGTGGTCAGTGTCTGTGTTCTTATTCTACCCATGGGCCTGGTCTTCATCTCCTATGTCCTCATCATCTCTACGATCCTTAAAATTGCTTCAGCTGAGGGCAGAAAGAAGGCTTTTgccacctgtgcctcccacctcacAGTGGTCATCATCCACTATGGGTGTACCTCCATCATTTACCTCAAGCCCAAGTCCCAGAGTTCCCTGGGGCAGGACAGACTCCTCTCAGTGATATACACTGTCATCACTCCCCTGCTGAACCCTGTTGTGTACAGTCTGAGGAACAAGGAGGTCAAAGATGCTCTGTGCAGAGCTGTGGGGGGAAAGCTCCCCCTTTAG